The Tardibacter chloracetimidivorans region GCCGATATCCAACGATCTCACTAGCACCGAGCGACGGTCGTTGCGACGTGGGGCGATGGCTCCGCTTGGCATACAATGAAAACAGTCGGTCTGATATGAACTCAGAAGGGTAGCGCCCAGGATCCGGTAGAGCTGCGGCGGACCGTCTCGGCATGATAGATCACCCGACTTCACGACGAATGTCGTCGGCGTCGATCCAGAGTTACGTTGATATCTTTTTTCGATGAGATCGATTGAGCGCCATCGGAAAGGGGCGAAGCAGGCTCTAGACGCGTATGCGGTTGCGCAGGATCCCAATACCTTCCACTTCAAGTTCAACCACGTCGCCATCCTCGAGAAGGCGGCCTTGCTCAAGGCCACAGCCTCCCCCTACCGTACCCGAGCCAATGATCTCCCCCGGGTAGATCGTCTCGCTCTGACTGATGTGGCTAATCAACTCTTCAAACGAGCGATTCATCGAACTGCTGTGACCGATGGACTGTACTTCGCCATTGATCGAGGCGGTCATCCTTGCATTATACGGGTCGAATTCGTCAGACGTTACAATGCACGGGCCCATGGCGTTGGCGTTGTCGAAATCCTTTGCCTTGGCCGGACCGAGCCCGCCTCCCGCTTCTAGAGCCTGAGTATCACGCGCGCTGAAATCATTGAAGACCGTATAGCCGAATATCGACCCCGACGCCTCCCTCGGCGTGACATTCTTGACTCTCTGGCCGATCACCGCTGCCATCTCGAGTTCGTAGTCCCGCAGCTGCGAATAGGCTGGCCACACGACTTCAGTGTCAGGTCCTGTCACGGCGAACCGATTGGCTTTATAGTAGATCGGCCGGCTCTTCATCGTTTCAATCATAGAGACATGGCGTGGTAGAATTTCAGCTAGGTCCATTCGGACGCGAATGGCCTCCGCGCAACCGATCAGATGTTGATCGAACGATAAGCAGTCCCTGATCTGCTGGGGTCGTGGTAATGGCGCGAGAAGCCGCGCATCCACGCCGACTTCGTATCGGCAATCTGGCGTCGCCACGTCGCGGAGTCCCGAGACGAGACTCAACCCTTCCTTTCCTGCTTCGATAAGAGCCTGCATCCCTCCCAAAGCAGGGTGACCGCACCCTGCCGCAACCAGATGCGCGCGTTGCAGGTCGAGAACAACGACTTTTTCGAGGAGAAGACCAAGCCGCTCCGCCCCATCAGCGACACGGAATGTCACAAGTTTCATGGTGATGCCTCATCTGCAGCCCAGATCGAAGGGGATGGAAGTAATGGCTGGCCAGCAATCAGGCGGGAGACCCAATAGCTCAAAACGAGCGTCTCGTCCTGATTATAAACCTCCACGAAGGAAGTAACGACGGCTCGGCCACCGCGGCTCGTGGGTCTTATCGACTCGATTGTGACAATCGCTGAGATGGTGTCGCAGACCTGCACCGGGCGGTGCGCTTTCATCGACACCTCAAGCAGTGCGAGACCGGTACCCTGGCAAATCGACTGGAGCTGAAAGCCTTCAATCAGCGTATAGGTCAGAGCGGCGGGAATGGGCCGCCCTGCAATCGCCCGGCCCTCAAACTCGGGGTCGATGAAAATCGACTCCAGCATGCCGGTGCACGAGATGAACGCAACCAGGTCTGCTTCCGTGATCAAGCGACGAAACGTCCTAAAGCGAGCGCCTTGCGACAACTGCTGCCAAAACAGCCCCTGCCCCAGTACCGGCAACGCTGCTACCGATCCGGTCACAACATGACCTTTGCGATCTCTTCGGCTGTAAACCCGGCTTCGTCCAAAATCTCTTTGGTATGCTGACCCAGGCGGGGCGGGCACTTCAACACGGGTCTCAGCCCCGAAAAGCGCACCGGAATGCCGGGCAAGCGGAGCCTCCCGAGGCCCGGGTCCTCCAAGCCTTCGAAATAACCGGTCTGCTCAAGGTGCGGATCATCTAATAAATCATCCAGACTGAGAACAGAAGCGTGAGGCACTTGGGCTTCGGTGCATATCTCAATCCAATGCTCAGTCGTAGCTGTCAGGATGATTTCCGCCAAAAGGTCGTAGAGCTCTGCGATGTGGGTTGTACGAGAACTCATGTTCGCGAGACGCGCATCAACGGTAAGATCCTCTCGACCCGCAGCGGTCAGAAAATCGCGCCACTGACGGTCGCTGTACGGCAAGACTGCAAGGTAGCCATTCTTCGTCCTGTATGGCCGGCGGCCAGGCGCCGTCGTGCGCGGATAAACAGAATGCCCGACCGGTGGAACGAACTGTTTGCCGTAGAGATGCTCAACGGCGGTGAAGGAAACCATTGACTCGAACATCGGGATCTCCACCAGACCGCCATGGCCGGTCGATGTCCGCTTTTGCAGTGCAGCAAGGATGGCGATAGCGCCGATCAATCCTGTCGTTTTGTCTGCGAGCACGGTCGGCACGTAGCGTGGCTGCCCGTCGGCCCCGGCCATAATCGCGGCTAGGCCGCACATGCTCTGAATGACGTCGTCATACGCTGGACGCCCACTATACGCGCCTCCCGCTCCGAAACCCTGCAACGCAGCATAAATGAGGCGGGGGTTGCGCTCGAGCAGCGGCGTGGGG contains the following coding sequences:
- a CDS encoding fumarylacetoacetate hydrolase family protein, with amino-acid sequence MKLVTFRVADGAERLGLLLEKVVVLDLQRAHLVAAGCGHPALGGMQALIEAGKEGLSLVSGLRDVATPDCRYEVGVDARLLAPLPRPQQIRDCLSFDQHLIGCAEAIRVRMDLAEILPRHVSMIETMKSRPIYYKANRFAVTGPDTEVVWPAYSQLRDYELEMAAVIGQRVKNVTPREASGSIFGYTVFNDFSARDTQALEAGGGLGPAKAKDFDNANAMGPCIVTSDEFDPYNARMTASINGEVQSIGHSSSMNRSFEELISHISQSETIYPGEIIGSGTVGGGCGLEQGRLLEDGDVVELEVEGIGILRNRIRV
- a CDS encoding MaoC family dehydratase; translation: MITEADLVAFISCTGMLESIFIDPEFEGRAIAGRPIPAALTYTLIEGFQLQSICQGTGLALLEVSMKAHRPVQVCDTISAIVTIESIRPTSRGGRAVVTSFVEVYNQDETLVLSYWVSRLIAGQPLLPSPSIWAADEASP
- a CDS encoding CaiB/BaiF CoA transferase family protein, which gives rise to MTDIRSLRECDPQAAVGGDVVSNAVGSTPSAAHAPDARSPLAGVRVLELGSVAMAPYAGQWLGDLGADVIKVEAPGGDTTRKVGPSTEAGMGALFLGLNRNKRSIELDLKTGSGRAALMRIADGVDVFLHNNRQHKMDALGLGPTPLLERNPRLIYAALQGFGAGGAYSGRPAYDDVIQSMCGLAAIMAGADGQPRYVPTVLADKTTGLIGAIAILAALQKRTSTGHGGLVEIPMFESMVSFTAVEHLYGKQFVPPVGHSVYPRTTAPGRRPYRTKNGYLAVLPYSDRQWRDFLTAAGREDLTVDARLANMSSRTTHIAELYDLLAEIILTATTEHWIEICTEAQVPHASVLSLDDLLDDPHLEQTGYFEGLEDPGLGRLRLPGIPVRFSGLRPVLKCPPRLGQHTKEILDEAGFTAEEIAKVML